Proteins from a single region of Polyangiaceae bacterium:
- a CDS encoding MoxR family ATPase, with protein sequence MSEDARAEVEEFQKKIGTLREEIGRVIVGNREVIDGVLTCMLAGSHALLEGVPGLGKTMLVRTLAEAVGLDFSRIQFTPDLMPADIIGTTVIEEGEGGEHVFMFRKGPVFANIVLADEINRATPKTQSALLEAMQEHRVTVGRTTHVIEEPYFVLATQNPLEMEGTYPLPEAQLDRFFFKLHVPFPGRDELHDIIDRTTTEHHAEVKPVVSRDEVLAMQKLVRTVPVARHVQDYAVRLLRATHPDGEDAPDKVRRFVRTGASPRGAQAMLLASKIRALFEGRFAASIDDVKAVSAPALRHRVLLNFEGEAEGVRTDHVIDQILGDLAEAKS encoded by the coding sequence ATGAGCGAAGACGCGCGAGCAGAAGTCGAAGAGTTTCAGAAGAAGATCGGAACGCTGCGAGAAGAGATTGGGCGAGTCATCGTCGGCAATCGAGAAGTCATCGACGGTGTACTGACCTGCATGCTCGCAGGGTCCCACGCCTTGCTCGAGGGCGTTCCCGGTTTGGGCAAGACCATGCTGGTTCGCACCTTGGCCGAGGCAGTGGGTCTGGACTTCTCGCGCATTCAGTTCACTCCCGACCTGATGCCCGCGGACATCATCGGCACGACCGTGATCGAAGAGGGCGAAGGCGGCGAGCACGTGTTCATGTTCCGCAAGGGGCCCGTGTTCGCCAACATCGTGCTGGCGGACGAGATCAACCGTGCCACGCCCAAGACGCAGAGCGCGCTGCTGGAAGCGATGCAAGAGCACCGCGTGACGGTAGGTCGCACCACCCACGTCATCGAAGAACCCTACTTCGTGCTCGCCACCCAGAACCCCTTGGAGATGGAGGGAACCTACCCACTGCCCGAAGCGCAGTTGGACCGCTTCTTCTTCAAGCTGCACGTGCCCTTCCCCGGGCGTGACGAGTTGCACGACATCATCGATCGCACCACCACCGAGCATCACGCCGAGGTGAAGCCCGTCGTGTCTCGCGACGAGGTGCTCGCCATGCAGAAGCTGGTGCGCACGGTGCCGGTCGCGCGCCACGTGCAGGACTACGCGGTGCGACTCCTGCGCGCCACGCACCCCGATGGCGAGGACGCTCCCGACAAGGTGCGTCGTTTCGTGCGTACCGGGGCTTCACCCCGTGGCGCCCAGGCCATGCTGCTCGCCTCGAAGATCCGGGCTCTGTTCGAGGGACGTTTTGCGGCTAGCATCGACGACGTGAAAGCCGTGTCGGCGCCCGCCCTCCGTCATCGCGTACTGCTCAACTTCGAAGGCGAAGCCGAAGGCGTCCGGACGGATCACGTGATCGACCAGATCCTGGGCGATCTGGCTGAGGCGAAGTCGTGA
- a CDS encoding DUF58 domain-containing protein produces MGVLDVFKRAAAPVSRRLGRARVTKADLFDEEFQKKLETLAIVSRRVFAGRQRAERRTKKKGSGIEFADHRDYVAGDDFRYVDWNVYQRFGRLLVRLYEEEEDLSVYFIVDCSTSMGFAEGKKFDQARRLCAALAYVALANLDRVTIVSATDSIVARMPTTRGKGRIFKVFDFLRHIEPDGVTDLADSLKTFVAQHKRRGLAVLISDLYDPAGFEHGINVLRYNKFEPYVVHLVDPNEARPTLKGDVRIYDCETGDEREVTVTPKLLERMEQAWNEYLVDIERFCTSRQVPYFRADVDTPFDELVLSVFRRGGFLR; encoded by the coding sequence ATGGGCGTGTTGGACGTGTTCAAACGTGCCGCGGCGCCGGTCTCCCGGCGTCTCGGTCGCGCGCGCGTCACGAAGGCGGATCTCTTCGACGAGGAGTTCCAGAAGAAGCTCGAGACCCTCGCCATCGTGTCGCGTCGCGTGTTCGCCGGTCGACAGCGGGCCGAGCGTCGCACCAAGAAGAAGGGTAGCGGCATCGAGTTCGCGGATCATCGCGACTACGTGGCGGGTGACGACTTCCGCTACGTGGACTGGAACGTCTACCAGCGCTTTGGCCGCCTCTTGGTGCGCCTGTACGAAGAAGAAGAAGATCTGAGCGTCTACTTCATCGTCGATTGCTCGACATCCATGGGCTTCGCCGAGGGCAAGAAGTTCGACCAAGCCCGGCGCCTGTGCGCGGCCCTCGCCTACGTGGCCCTGGCCAACCTGGACCGCGTGACGATCGTGAGCGCCACCGACTCGATCGTGGCGCGCATGCCCACCACCCGGGGCAAAGGGCGCATCTTCAAGGTCTTCGACTTTCTGCGACACATCGAGCCCGACGGCGTGACGGACCTGGCTGACAGCCTGAAGACCTTCGTGGCCCAACACAAACGCCGCGGTTTGGCGGTGCTGATCAGCGACCTGTACGACCCGGCCGGGTTCGAGCACGGCATCAACGTGCTGCGCTACAACAAGTTCGAGCCCTACGTCGTGCATTTGGTCGACCCCAACGAAGCGCGGCCCACGTTGAAGGGCGACGTGCGCATCTACGACTGCGAGACCGGCGACGAGCGAGAAGTCACGGTCACCCCAAAGCTGCTCGAGCGCATGGAGCAGGCGTGGAACGAGTACTTGGTGGACATCGAGCGCTTCTGCACTAGCCGCCAAGTGCCCTACTTCCGCGCGGACGTGGACACGCCCTTCGACGAGCTGGTGCTGAGCGTCTTTCGTCGGGGAGGGTTCCTGCGCTGA